A portion of the Oreochromis niloticus isolate F11D_XX linkage group LG10, O_niloticus_UMD_NMBU, whole genome shotgun sequence genome contains these proteins:
- the LOC109203849 gene encoding matrix metalloproteinase-18 — MLWFYFLTLLMPSQTLMIPFPLRIADLPKKALPGLSAADQEFAEEYLRHFYGYQPKAERQKRTADISEDDDSTTGSCDKKTKMREMQQYFGLPPSGELTKETLAVMKKPRCGLSDVEHVGETVRWKKKRISYRIAGKKFPIPALKAQKVFRRAWKLWSNVTPLKFRNRNMEVADIDIFFYSGDHNDGSPFDGRGGVLAHAFMPGLHIGGDVHFDSDEDWSLNSTGINLFAVAIHEFGHALGLSHSSDPGAIMYPAYNFDPNYEPQLSFDDVKNIQKLYGVNPTNPTSKRPPPKTPTKCDPYLSFDAVTDLQQEVLFFKDRHVNLCTTGHNSLCVSLWSKDYRKTEYSFEIAFLLFRFMWRKHPEFDEMRVSLISSLWPETVPANLDAVYENTWENVVLFFKGNQYWMLRQLKLEEGFPRSISTLGFPSRIKSVDAALHFRDEGYTLFFTGDECWRYNEEQKWMEGSPMSIEEQWPGIRTPIDAAVFYDGSVHFFKGNLDYKYDSNFKRVLSISRVNELLECEVKEGNETVTERR; from the exons ATGCTCTGGTTTTATTTCCTGACTCTTCTGATGCCCAGCCAAACTCTAATGATCCCTTTCCCTCTACGGATAGCAGATCTGCCTAAGAAAGCTCTTCCTGGACTATCTGCAGCTGACCAAGAGTTTGCAGAG GAATATCTGCGCCATTTTTACGGCTACCAGCCCAAGGCAGAAAGACAGAAGAGGACCGCCGACATAAGTGAAGATGATGATTCGACTACCGGATCCTGTGATAAGAAGACAAAGATGCGGGAGATGCAACAGTATTTTGGTTTGCCTCCAAGTGGAGAGCTCACCAAAGAGACTCTAGCAGTGATGAAGAAGCCGCGCTGTGGACTGTCAGATGTGGAGCACGTTGGAGAAACAGTTCgctggaagaagaagaggatcaGCTACAG GATCGCTGGCAAAAAATTCCCCATCCCAGCACTTAAGGCTCAGAAAGTCTTCAGAAGAGCATGGAAGCTCTGGTCCAACGTCACACCTCTGAAATTTCGCAACCGGAACATGGAAGTGGCTGACATTGACATCTTTTTCTATAGTGGAG ATCATAACGATGGTTCACCTTTTGATGGCAGAGGAGGAGTCCTGGCTCATGCCTTTATGCCTGGGCTTCACATCGGTGGAGATGTCCACTTTGATTCTGATGAAGACTGGAGTTTAAATTCTACCG GTATCAACCTGTTTGCTGTGGCAATCCATGAATTTGGCCACGCACTTGGCTTGTCCCACTCATCTGATCCTGGAGCTATCATGTACCCAGCATATAACTTTGACCCCAACTATGAGCCCCAGCTCTCTTTTGATGATGTCAAAAACATCCAAAAACTGTATG GAGTCAATCCAACCAATCCAACCTCAAAGAGGCCTCCTCCGAAAACACCTACCAAATGTGATCCGTATTTGTCCTTTGATGCAGTAACAGACCTACAACAggaagttttgtttttcaaagacAGGCATGTAAATCTGTGCACTACTGGACataattctctctgtgtgtctctttgGTCCAaggattacaggaaaactgaatATTCATTTGAGATAGCCTTCCTGCTTTTCAGGTTTATGTGGCGCAAACATCCTGAATTTGATGAAATGCGTGTCTCCTTGATTAGCAGTCTTTGGCCTGAGACTGTACCGGCCAACTTGGACGCCGTTTATGAGAATACGTGggaaaatgttgttttgttttttaaag GTAATCAGTACTGGATGCTGAGGCAGCTGAAGCTTGAGGAAGGTTTCCCTAGAAGCATCTCAACCTTGGGCTTTCCTTCCAGAATAAAATCTGTAGATGCTGCTCTTCACTTCAGAGATGAGGGCTATACTCTGTTCTTTACTGGTGACGAGTGTTGGAG GTACAACGAAGAACAAAAGTGGATGGAGGGATCACCAATGTCTATTGAGGAGCAGTGGCCAGGGATCCGAACGCCTATAGATGCAGCTGTCTTCTATGATG